The Microcella sp. genome includes the window GCGGTCAGTCGCTCGCGCAGCTCGCTCTGCTGTGGGTTCTGCGCCATCCACAGGTGACCAGCGCGCTCATCGGTGCGAGCAGTGTGCGGCAGCTCGACAACAGTCTCGACGCGCTCGACGGGCCGCCCTTGTCGCACGATGAGCTCGCGGCGATCGAACCGCACGCCGTGCACGGCACCGGCACCCGCTAGCCGACCGTGGGATACCTCTATGCCCTTCTCGCTGCCCTGCTGTTCGGCGCGAACGGCTCTGTCACCAAGCTCACCATGGAGGCGGGGCTGAGCCCTGCTCAGGTGACCGAGTTCAGACTCGTCGGCACGGCACTCATCGCGGGGCTCGTGCTGCTCGTGCTCGACCGCCGAGCCTTCCGTCTGCCGCGCTCGCAGTGGCCGGTCATGATCGTGCTCGGCGTGTTCGGCGTGGCGCTGCTGCAGGCCACCTACGCCGCCGCCGTGCAGCTGCTGCCCGTCGGCATCGCCCTGCTGCTCGAATACACAGCGGTGCTCATGGTGGCCCTCGTGGCCTTCTTCATTCTGAAAGAGCCGGTCAAGGCCCGACTGTGGGTGGCGATCGCGTTCGTGCTCGTCGGGCTCGCCGTCGTCGCGCAGGTCTGGGCGAGCACACTCGACGCGCTCGGCGTGGTGCTCGCCCTGGCCGCGGCGGTGTGCCTGGCACTGTATTTTCTCGTGGGCGAGCGGCAGGTCGCGCGTATCTCGCCTCTCGCGGTGTCGTTCTGGACGATGTCGATCGCCGCGGTCTTCTGGTCGTTCGTCAGCGGCTGGTGGGAGCTATCGCCCTCGATCTTCGCCGAACCCGTCGACATCGGGGGCGCCAACGCCGTGCTCGAGGTTCCGATGGTGCTGCCCCTGGCCTGGAACATCGTCATGGGCTCGTTCGCGCCGTTCTTGCTGAGCCTCGCGGCGCTCAGGCACCTTCCGGCGACGGCCGCGGGCATCGTGGCGTCGAGCGAGGTGGTGTTCGCCTTCGCGGTGGCGTGGCTATGGCTCGGCGAGGTGCTCGACCTGGTGCAGATCATCGGCGCCGCCATCGTGCTTGCAGGCATCATCCTGGCGCAGTCGGCGCGCGTGTCGAAGACGGTCGTCGATGCAGACCTCGCACTCAATACAGGCCCTATCACAACCGTGAGTCAGCCGGAAGGGTCAGAGGTCCGCTAGGTTCTACCCCCTTTTGGGGGGTACTCTGCCCTCTATGAACTGGGGGAACGAGTTTCTAGCGTGGCTGGCAACAGACGCGGGGTGGCGCGTGATGTCGGGTGCCGTCATTCCGGCTGTCGCCATCGTGGTCGCCGGCGTCATCGCCGCGGTGATCGCGAAGGGTGCGGTTCGCCGCCTCATCGCGCTGCATCGACAGGATGCCCTCGCCGCGGCCGTGAGCGGCTTCGTGCTCGCGGGCCGCAAGTCGGCCCACTGGCACGAGCTCGGCGAGGTCGAGCGGGTGCAACTCGAGCACCTCATCGCCGAGAGCGAGACGCGCATCAGGCTGCTGCCCATCGCCGGGTCGGGGCTCGCGGCCACATGGGCCTCTCACCAGCTCGAGTCGATGAAGCGCGACTCGTCTGGTTTTCGCTTTCAAGCGCTGCAGACCCTCGGCGACTACCGCGATCGGCTCATCGAGTGGAGCCAGAAACCCCGCTCGGCCAAGAAGCTCTTCGGCGCCGACCTCGAGCAGTGGTCGATCGACGCATCGAACGAGTACCGGCCGAGCAGCCCGATCGACGGCGCGCCGGTGAGCGAGCCGGAGTCTGCCTGGGTCTCGTCACCTGGCACGACCGACGACCGCACGACGCTGACTCCCGAGCCGCCGAGCTCTGTCGCCGTGCACACGGGCACGATGCCCCTCATCATCACGCACCCTCGACCGGCGAGCAGCGTGCGAGAGAGAGTGCTGCCCGGCTCGGTGTGACGCCGAGACCGCGCTCGAGCATCCTGTCGGCGCGGTGTGCTCAGCCGACCCGGCTGGCGCTCAGTGCGTGGCCTCGTAGGCGCGACGCGACCACATCGACACGTGGTGATGCATCTCGGCGATGAGGGGTTCGTGCTCGGGCTTCATGAGCACGCTGCGCATGATGCGGGCTCGCTCGGCATCGTGCTCGAGCTCGATGCCGCGCGCCTGCAGCTGCGCAGGGGTCACCACATAGGTGGCGAGGTGCGTCTGCTGCGGCCTCGTCGTGTCGGCGGCCATCTCGAAGATCGCCTGACTGACACGGTCGAGCTCTGACATGCGCTGCACGCGCGGCAGATAGGTGATGATGTCGAGCTGAGGGCGCTGGTACGGCTGCAGGATGTCGCTCTCGGCGATGAGCCCGTGCCAGGTCTGCGCCGCACGATAGCCGGGCAGCACGATCGCCCCGAGACCCTGCCTCGTCAGAGGGAACACCTTGAGCGTCGCCCACAGCGCAGCTGCACTCGCCCCCGCTCGCGAGCACTCGAGCTGAATCTCGCCGAAGTGCCGCTCGGTGCTCGCGAAGTAGGTGTAGGGCGACTCGTGGTGGTAGAAGCGCAAGATCGACTGGTCGTTGAACAGCACCGCCCCGCAGCCGTAGGGCTGCAGGCCGTGCTTGTGCGGGTCGACGACGACAGAGTCTGCCTGCGCGATGGCGCGAAAATGCCGCGCGGTCTCAGGGTCGAGCTCGTCGGCGATGATGGTGAAGAACCCGCCATAGGCCGTGTCGACGTGCACGCGCGCCCCGTGCTCGCGAGCGAGCGGAATGATGTCGGCGAGCGGGTCGACCGCCCCGAGCCCGGTCGTGCCGAGGGTGGCGACCACGACGCCGATGCGCCCCGTGGCGAGCTCGCGCTCGAGGGCGTCGAGGCTCATGCGGCCGTCGGCCTCGGTCGCGATGCCCACGGTGTCGATGCCGAGCACCTCGCCCATGCGCGAATGCGTGTAGTGGGCATCAGTCGAATGGGCGATCGCCTTGCCGGGCGCGATCTCGCGACTCACCCAGAGAGCCTCGAGATTGGCCGTCGTGCCGCTCCAGGTCAAATGGCCCATGTAGTCGGCGGGGTAGCCGAACATGGCGGCGAGCTGGTCGAGCACCTCGTGCTCCATGACGGTGGTGGCGCGGCTCGCGTCGATCGAGTGGTTGTTGGGGTTCAGCTGCATCGTCGCGACATAGGCGGCGACCGCAACCGGGTGCGGGGGCTTGAGCATCTGCCCGGCGTACTGCGGGTGGAAGTACGGAAAGTCGGCGTCGAGGCGCTCGACGAGCTCGCCGAGCACGGCGTGCACCTGGTCGGGGTCGACATGCTGACTCTCGTGCACCTCCCACTCGCCGAAAGTGGCTTTGAGATCGGTGATGCCCTGAATCGGCTGCGGTAACAGCTCGCTCAACGACACGGCTCGCTTCTGGCTCACGCCGCACTCCTTTGTGAGGATGGTTGTGCAGGCGAGTCTACCGCCGGGTCGTTCGGGGGCGTATGACTCTGAAGCACCACGAGATTCACTCCAGTGCCCTCGGCAGGAATCGAACCTGCGACCAAGAGATTAGAAGGCTCCTGCTCTATCCGCTGAGCTACGAGGGCTGGCTGATCAAGGGTACCGGAGCAGGTTCTCGGGTGACCCCCAGAGAAGCCCGCCACGCTGAGCGGAGTCGAGAGGGGCATCCATTGGTCGATCGCATTCTGGGCGTGTACAACGCCGACGGCGGCATCGTCGGCGAGCTGCGGTACATCATCGGCCACGCGCTGGGCACCGTCAGCTGCGCACTGTGCGACATCACCCACTCACCCGTGCGGCGCAAGCGCGAGTGGGACGCGTTCGTGGCAGCGCTCGGCATACCCGTCGACCTTCGGCACCTCAACGAGCTCGATGATCGCGAGCAGGCCGCGGTGGGCTCGAGCGCGCCCGTCGTGCTCGTCGAGCACGGCGGAGTGCTCGAACCGCTGCTCGACGCCGCCCAGCTCGAGGCGCTCGACGGCTCGGTCAGCGCATTCGAGGTGGCCGTTCGCGCAGCGCTCGCCGACCTCAGTCGAGGCTCTGCGCCAGCGCCGTGAGCAGTCGAGGCAGCGTGGGAACGCCGCTCGCGCGCAGCACCTCTGCCCCCTCGGCGTCGAAGATGATCGTCGTCGGCGTGCTCGTGATCTCGAGGTCTGCCGCGAGTTCTTGGTGAAAGGCGACATCGCGCTCGGTCACCTCGAGGGCCGGCACGAGCCGCTGCGCCTCGGCGACCACCTCGCGCGCCCGGTGGCAGGGTTCGCAGAAGGCTGAGGTGTAGAGGTCGAGTCGCACCGTTCCAGCGTAGGCGAGTGGGGTCTGAGCGCCTCGATAGACTTGCTCAGTGAGTTCAACGACCGACCGCCTCGTCTGGATCGACTGCGAGATGACGGGGCTCGATCTGTCGGTCGACGACCTCATCGAAGTGGCGGTGGTCATCACCGACTACGAGCTCGAGCCCGTGCATCCGGGCTTCCAGATCGTCATCGCTCCCACCGAGGCGGGCCTCGCGAACATGGGCGAGTTCGTCACCGAGATGCACAAGTCGAGCGGGCTGCTCGACGAGCTCGCCGCCGGTGTCGCCATGGCAGACGCCGAGCAGCAGGTGCTCGCCTACATCACCGAGCACGTGCCGACCGCCGGGCAGGCGCCGCTCGCGGGCAACACCATCGGCACCGATCGCGCGTTCATCGCGAAGCACATGCCGCGCGTCGACGCCCACCTGCACTACCGGTCGGTCGACGTCTCGAGCATCAAAGAACTCGTGCGCAGGTGGTTTCCGCGCGTCTACTTCAACGCCCCGGCGAAGAACGGCGGGCACCGCGCCCTCGCCGACATTCTCGAGTCGATTCGCGAGCTCGACTACTACCGCAGAGCCGGGTTCGTCGATGACCCGGGGCCGAGCTCAGACGACGCGCAGCTCATCGCCACTGAGGTCGTTGCGAAGTGGGAGTCTCGGCTGTAATAGACTGTCGTGTCGGCTCTCGCAAGAGAGCCAGCATGGTGGGTATAGCTCAGCTGGCAGAGCGCCTGGTTGTGGTCCAGGAGGTCGCGGGTTCAAGCCCCGTTACTCACCCCAAGTTGTGCGTCACCTCACGAGTCATCGGCCTGTACTGCGGGCGTCTTCAGCAATGACCGGCAGACTGAAGACGTGACTCCCCCGACGACGGCCGCGCCGAGGCTTGACGAGAAGCTCGCCGAGCAGCCCCTGCACGCCGCCGAAGTGCCGTGGACGACCGTCGTCTGGAACGACCCCGTCAACCTCATGAGCTACGTCTCGTGGGTCTTCCGCCGACACTTCGGCATGGATGCTCGCACGGCCGAGCACGCCATGATGCAGGTGCACAACGAGGGTCGGGCAGTCGTGGCCGAAGGCAACCGCGAGCACATGGAGCGTCACGTCGAGGCCATGCACGAGTACGGGTTGTGGGCCACCGTCGAGAAGGCGCCGCAGTGAAGATCGCGCTGCCTGAGGCGGCGAGCGCCGAGGTCTGCACGGTGACGGTCGAACCCACCGAGGCGCGCATTCTGGTCTCGCTCGCCGACCAGCTGCAAGTGCTGCTCGCCGGCTCGCTCGAGCCGGGCGCCGACCTCGACACCGCTGTTCGTCGCCTGCTGCCCGATGCCTATCGCGCCGACCCCGAGCTCGCCGACGAGTGGAAGCGGCTCAGTCGCCGAGGGCTCGTCGACCGCAAGATCGGCTTCGCCCGCACCCTCTCGACCGCGCTCGCCCCCATCGTCGACGCTGAGACGGCGGTCGACGTGGCGTTGACGACCGAGGGGGCCCTCGACTGGGTGCGCGGCATCGCCGACCTGCG containing:
- a CDS encoding EamA family transporter, encoding MGYLYALLAALLFGANGSVTKLTMEAGLSPAQVTEFRLVGTALIAGLVLLVLDRRAFRLPRSQWPVMIVLGVFGVALLQATYAAAVQLLPVGIALLLEYTAVLMVALVAFFILKEPVKARLWVAIAFVLVGLAVVAQVWASTLDALGVVLALAAAVCLALYFLVGERQVARISPLAVSFWTMSIAAVFWSFVSGWWELSPSIFAEPVDIGGANAVLEVPMVLPLAWNIVMGSFAPFLLSLAALRHLPATAAGIVASSEVVFAFAVAWLWLGEVLDLVQIIGAAIVLAGIILAQSARVSKTVVDADLALNTGPITTVSQPEGSEVR
- a CDS encoding aminotransferase class V-fold PLP-dependent enzyme, which encodes MSQKRAVSLSELLPQPIQGITDLKATFGEWEVHESQHVDPDQVHAVLGELVERLDADFPYFHPQYAGQMLKPPHPVAVAAYVATMQLNPNNHSIDASRATTVMEHEVLDQLAAMFGYPADYMGHLTWSGTTANLEALWVSREIAPGKAIAHSTDAHYTHSRMGEVLGIDTVGIATEADGRMSLDALERELATGRIGVVVATLGTTGLGAVDPLADIIPLAREHGARVHVDTAYGGFFTIIADELDPETARHFRAIAQADSVVVDPHKHGLQPYGCGAVLFNDQSILRFYHHESPYTYFASTERHFGEIQLECSRAGASAAALWATLKVFPLTRQGLGAIVLPGYRAAQTWHGLIAESDILQPYQRPQLDIITYLPRVQRMSELDRVSQAIFEMAADTTRPQQTHLATYVVTPAQLQARGIELEHDAERARIMRSVLMKPEHEPLIAEMHHHVSMWSRRAYEATH
- a CDS encoding thioredoxin family protein, with protein sequence MRLDLYTSAFCEPCHRAREVVAEAQRLVPALEVTERDVAFHQELAADLEITSTPTTIIFDAEGAEVLRASGVPTLPRLLTALAQSLD
- the orn gene encoding oligoribonuclease; translated protein: MSSTTDRLVWIDCEMTGLDLSVDDLIEVAVVITDYELEPVHPGFQIVIAPTEAGLANMGEFVTEMHKSSGLLDELAAGVAMADAEQQVLAYITEHVPTAGQAPLAGNTIGTDRAFIAKHMPRVDAHLHYRSVDVSSIKELVRRWFPRVYFNAPAKNGGHRALADILESIRELDYYRRAGFVDDPGPSSDDAQLIATEVVAKWESRL
- the clpS gene encoding ATP-dependent Clp protease adapter ClpS — protein: MHAAEVPWTTVVWNDPVNLMSYVSWVFRRHFGMDARTAEHAMMQVHNEGRAVVAEGNREHMERHVEAMHEYGLWATVEKAPQ
- a CDS encoding DUF2017 family protein translates to MKIALPEAASAEVCTVTVEPTEARILVSLADQLQVLLAGSLEPGADLDTAVRRLLPDAYRADPELADEWKRLSRRGLVDRKIGFARTLSTALAPIVDAETAVDVALTTEGALDWVRGIADLRLVIADRMGIVVDGDEGTFAEPGLRELFELLAWMQDGLVHALDTADST